AATTCGCGGTCGCCCTGGAGATTGCCAAACCCCGCGTCGGTATAAAAGCCGACAATGTACCGCATGGTGCTTTGTTGCTGTTGTGAAAACACAAAAGGCCGGAGGGCCATTTTCCCCATGTCGGTATTGCGCTCCAGCCACGTCTGAAGAAGGGTCGCCGGTTCCGCTTCCAGAAGGAGCATCCCCGTTTCCTCGAGGTCGAGTTCGCCATTGGTGCCGATGAATTCTGTTTCTTCCTGCGCGTTCCGGAACGTGCCGACCAGGCGCTCGGCGGTGATGTCGCAGACGACGACGGCGCGCAAGGGTATATGCTCTCCCAATTCGGCGAAGAGCCCTCGAAGCAACGCTTCCTCGCTGAAATAGCCGGAAGCGAAGCGGCTCAGGCGCAAGAGCGCCTGGAGGCGGGTGCTGCTGCGCTCACACGCCGAAGCATATTGCCGGATATCCTCCGTTGCCTCGTCCACGCGGGCCCGCAGTTGTTCGCGTTCTTCCAGCAGCAGTTCAAACAACTCGCCGCGCTCGCGTATGACTGTATGATGGGAAAGCGCCCGGGTCAAGGCGGCTTTGAGAGTCGCGGCATTGATGGGTTTGACCAGATAATCGAAGGCCCCTTCGCGCATGGTGTCAATGACGGTCTCTGGCTGGCGGGCGCCTGTCAATACAATCGGGACCACGCAGGGATCTGCTTTCGCGAATTCACTAATGAGCGAGAGACCGTTGCCGTCCGGAAGGCCGAGGTCAATGAGTGCGCAGGTAAAGAGGTCTTTTTGAAACAGCGCTCGGCCGTCTGCAATAGATCCCCCCGAAACGCAGCCGTAGTCCCAGTCTTGCAGCACTTCTTCGAGAAAAGCCAGCTGGGTCGGTTCATCCTCAATGACGAGAATGGTCGGTTTTTGTGCACTATTCAGCTGCACGTCAGAACCTGGCGCTCCGCGTATTAAGTCGGTCCCCAAGTCGGGATTCTATTCGGGTATGCTACCTGAGCTGGGCGGTCTTGTCAAGAAATGATTTGCGAAAACTGTCGCTCGCGGGGACAAATTGGGCTAAAAGTGGTCAGCCGTGACAATGTTCCTATCATTCCTGTGGATGGCGACAAAGAAGTGCAAGGTATACGATTCCCTTGAAATATGTGATTCTTATGGATTTAGCGGGTAGTTCGCTGATTTTCTGTTCATTGGCACACGATTTGCGTCATAAACCGAGAC
This window of the Candidatus Hydrogenedentota bacterium genome carries:
- a CDS encoding response regulator produces the protein MQLNSAQKPTILVIEDEPTQLAFLEEVLQDWDYGCVSGGSIADGRALFQKDLFTCALIDLGLPDGNGLSLISEFAKADPCVVPIVLTGARQPETVIDTMREGAFDYLVKPINAATLKAALTRALSHHTVIRERGELFELLLEEREQLRARVDEATEDIRQYASACERSSTRLQALLRLSRFASGYFSEEALLRGLFAELGEHIPLRAVVVCDITAERLVGTFRNAQEETEFIGTNGELDLEETGMLLLEAEPATLLQTWLERNTDMGKMALRPFVFSQQQQSTMRYIVGFYTDAGFGNLQGDREFLDTCARFLVFEWEQAKLLLHVAHHASLGNIGVEVARNFIQPLTAIRTAADLVQETVISPEAAEGLAIIQQNVERLHRQTQEFRKLSLLREGSVETVRLDEFIDRALDVLAVAIQNRRVSIHRLFETDSECILLNGTTLARTFLDLILDALRMVDTGAEISLALRQAGSEYIAFEMSYETTDSHPLQTLAVFASPLSGRDMGNPGLQLAERTVHSCGGTLSLELHEGHEVRLRIVLPRNVTLLARRREVLR